One stretch of Gadus macrocephalus chromosome 12, ASM3116895v1 DNA includes these proteins:
- the LOC132469399 gene encoding afadin- and alpha-actinin-binding protein-like isoform X2, producing the protein MPESALEHQNTAGSAVVYRMSPLGHFSQSEAPSLSGHRSPFVLTSFCTEDNVLECRSYINQEVSSLGLRAVWTPTDGPAELNVVAVLNSLYELIQLHRQGLRALDDMEVERQRSASNAELLQLSNTRLKGQLELSKRENTSLLEKERQLQLKVKNLQSCLKNEKEEVQRLQNIIASRASQYNHDMKRKEREFGKLKERLNQLLVDKKEKKQAMEVLNYVERADGKRSMWKTGRTEARHEGEVYRTLLSDYDARQRELVLENSEQRKVLQQMKRDMVSLLRGSKPARREETPGDPQTQVRGESSKDEFEGSCVDAREKLTNSIRLKWRKLKSHMERLDSQASLVQAGEGAEPDAVPLETHGQEMERLKLEIQQCKDFIHSQQQLLQQRLTSPREEEGGRPGERGRLGEDWRALEEQRTHFEKERKTFTEAAIRLSHERMMFEEDRATWLKHQFLHWTPFTDQNQPQMTEGEQEAASVFSPECLPGSPSPETSSSPRCQALQTQSTADPYRSLPPSPESSHSPTQPITINGCIGELPIGSSGGTATVRTQLTS; encoded by the exons AACACCAGAACACTGCCGGCAGCGCTGTCGTATATAGGATGTCTCCCCTGGGccatttcagccaatcagaggctccCTCTCTATCCGGGCACAGAAGCCCCTTCGTGCTCACCTCGTTCTGCACCGAGGACAACGTCCTAGAATGTCGCTCGTACATCAATCAG GAGGTGTCGTCTCTGGGCCTGCGCGCCGTGTGGACCCCGACCGACGGGCCAGCGGAGCTCAACGTGGTGGCGGTGCTCAACAGTCTGTACGAGCTGATCCAGCTGCACCGCCAGGGCCTGAGAGCACTGGACGACATGGAGGTGGAGCGGCAACGCTCGGCCAGCAACGCAGAGCTCCTGCAGCTCAGCAACACCCGCCTTAAG GGCCAGCTGGAACTTTCTAAAAGAGAAAACACATCTCTGCTTGAGAAAGAGCGTCAGCTGCAACTTAAAGTGAAGAACTTACAGAGTTGcctaaaaaatgaaaaagaagag GTCCAAAGACTCCAAAACATAATTGCTAGTCGGGCGAGTCAGTACAATCATGACATGAAGAGGAAGGAGCGAGAGTTTGGCAAACTGAAGGAACGCTTGAATCAGCTCCTTGTCGACAAAAAGGAGAAGAAACAAG CAATGGAAGTGTTAAATTACGTTGAACGCGCTGACGGGAAACGAAGCATGTGGAAAACTGGGAGGACAGAGGCCAG GCACGAAGGGGAGGTGTACCGCACCCTGCTGAGCGACTACGACGCCCGTCAGAGGGAGCTGGTGCTGGAGAACTCGGAGCAGCGGAAGGTCCTGCAGCAGATGAAGAGGGACATGGTCTCCCTGCTGCGTGGCTCCAAGCCCGCCAGGCGAGAAGAGACGCCTGGCGACCCGCAAACACAGGTTCGGGGAGAA TCCAGTAAAGACGAGTTTGAGGGGTCTTGCGTGGACGCCAGGGAGAAGCTGACCAACAGTATTCGCCTGAAGTGGAGGAAACTCAAGAGCCACATGGAGAGACTGGACAGCCAAG CGTCTTTGGTGCAGGCTGGGGAGGGCGCCGAGCCTGATGCCGTCCCTCTGGAGACCCACGGGCAGGAGATGGAGCGGCTGAAGCTGGAGATCCAGCAGTGCAAAGACTTCATTCACAGCCAGCAGCAGCTACTGCAG CAGCGGCTGACTTCCCcgcgtgaggaggagggagggaggccgggggagagggggaggcttGGGGAAGACTGGAGGGCTCTGGAGGAACAGAGGACCCACtttgagaaggagaggaagacctTCACCGAGGCGGCCATACGGTTGAGCCACGAG CGAATGATGTTCGAGGAGGACCGCGCCACGTGGCTCAAGCACCAGTTCCTACACTGGACTCCCTTCACCGACCAGAACCAACCCCAGATGACTGAAG GCGAGCAGGAGGCTGCGTCAGTCTTCTCCCCAGAATGCTTGCCTGGATCCCCGTCCCCTGAGACCTCTTCCTCACCTAGATGCCAAGCTCTCCAGACCCAGTCCACAGCAGACCCTTACCGcagtcttcctccctccccggAAAGCAG CCACAGCCCGAcccaaccaatcacaatcaaCGGCTGCATAGGAGAACTGCCGATTGGTTCTAGCGGGGGAACGGCCACCGTGCGCACACAGTTGACCAGCTGA
- the LOC132469399 gene encoding afadin- and alpha-actinin-binding protein-like isoform X1, with protein MPESALEHQNTAGSAVVYRMSPLGHFSQSEAPSLSGHRSPFVLTSFCTEDNVLECRSYINQEVSSLGLRAVWTPTDGPAELNVVAVLNSLYELIQLHRQGLRALDDMEVERQRSASNAELLQLSNTRLKGQLELSKRENTSLLEKERQLQLKVKNLQSCLKNEKEEVQRLQNIIASRASQYNHDMKRKEREFGKLKERLNQLLVDKKEKKQAMEVLNYVERADGKRSMWKTGRTEARHEGEVYRTLLSDYDARQRELVLENSEQRKVLQQMKRDMVSLLRGSKPARREETPGDPQTQGDSEDSEEVFESSKDEFEGSCVDAREKLTNSIRLKWRKLKSHMERLDSQASLVQAGEGAEPDAVPLETHGQEMERLKLEIQQCKDFIHSQQQLLQQRLTSPREEEGGRPGERGRLGEDWRALEEQRTHFEKERKTFTEAAIRLSHERMMFEEDRATWLKHQFLHWTPFTDQNQPQMTEGEQEAASVFSPECLPGSPSPETSSSPRCQALQTQSTADPYRSLPPSPESSHSPTQPITINGCIGELPIGSSGGTATVRTQLTS; from the exons AACACCAGAACACTGCCGGCAGCGCTGTCGTATATAGGATGTCTCCCCTGGGccatttcagccaatcagaggctccCTCTCTATCCGGGCACAGAAGCCCCTTCGTGCTCACCTCGTTCTGCACCGAGGACAACGTCCTAGAATGTCGCTCGTACATCAATCAG GAGGTGTCGTCTCTGGGCCTGCGCGCCGTGTGGACCCCGACCGACGGGCCAGCGGAGCTCAACGTGGTGGCGGTGCTCAACAGTCTGTACGAGCTGATCCAGCTGCACCGCCAGGGCCTGAGAGCACTGGACGACATGGAGGTGGAGCGGCAACGCTCGGCCAGCAACGCAGAGCTCCTGCAGCTCAGCAACACCCGCCTTAAG GGCCAGCTGGAACTTTCTAAAAGAGAAAACACATCTCTGCTTGAGAAAGAGCGTCAGCTGCAACTTAAAGTGAAGAACTTACAGAGTTGcctaaaaaatgaaaaagaagag GTCCAAAGACTCCAAAACATAATTGCTAGTCGGGCGAGTCAGTACAATCATGACATGAAGAGGAAGGAGCGAGAGTTTGGCAAACTGAAGGAACGCTTGAATCAGCTCCTTGTCGACAAAAAGGAGAAGAAACAAG CAATGGAAGTGTTAAATTACGTTGAACGCGCTGACGGGAAACGAAGCATGTGGAAAACTGGGAGGACAGAGGCCAG GCACGAAGGGGAGGTGTACCGCACCCTGCTGAGCGACTACGACGCCCGTCAGAGGGAGCTGGTGCTGGAGAACTCGGAGCAGCGGAAGGTCCTGCAGCAGATGAAGAGGGACATGGTCTCCCTGCTGCGTGGCTCCAAGCCCGCCAGGCGAGAAGAGACGCCTGGCGACCCGCAAACACAG GGAGATTCGGAGGACTCGGAAGAGGTGTTTGAGTCCAGTAAAGACGAGTTTGAGGGGTCTTGCGTGGACGCCAGGGAGAAGCTGACCAACAGTATTCGCCTGAAGTGGAGGAAACTCAAGAGCCACATGGAGAGACTGGACAGCCAAG CGTCTTTGGTGCAGGCTGGGGAGGGCGCCGAGCCTGATGCCGTCCCTCTGGAGACCCACGGGCAGGAGATGGAGCGGCTGAAGCTGGAGATCCAGCAGTGCAAAGACTTCATTCACAGCCAGCAGCAGCTACTGCAG CAGCGGCTGACTTCCCcgcgtgaggaggagggagggaggccgggggagagggggaggcttGGGGAAGACTGGAGGGCTCTGGAGGAACAGAGGACCCACtttgagaaggagaggaagacctTCACCGAGGCGGCCATACGGTTGAGCCACGAG CGAATGATGTTCGAGGAGGACCGCGCCACGTGGCTCAAGCACCAGTTCCTACACTGGACTCCCTTCACCGACCAGAACCAACCCCAGATGACTGAAG GCGAGCAGGAGGCTGCGTCAGTCTTCTCCCCAGAATGCTTGCCTGGATCCCCGTCCCCTGAGACCTCTTCCTCACCTAGATGCCAAGCTCTCCAGACCCAGTCCACAGCAGACCCTTACCGcagtcttcctccctccccggAAAGCAG CCACAGCCCGAcccaaccaatcacaatcaaCGGCTGCATAGGAGAACTGCCGATTGGTTCTAGCGGGGGAACGGCCACCGTGCGCACACAGTTGACCAGCTGA